The following are encoded in a window of Pedobacter cryoconitis genomic DNA:
- a CDS encoding MFS transporter, which produces MENQKQQNYGTALYSIITVFFFWGFVAASNGIFIPFCKSHFNLTQFESQLIDFTFYGGYFIGSLILYFASQASKVDILNKIGYKKGIILGLIVSAGGALLMVPAVHSGSFFFILIAFFVIAIGFSLQQTAAQPFVVALGAPESGTHRLNLAGGVNNFGGLMGPVIVSLVLFGSASDAVAKTVEISSITTLYYALSGLFLLVAGFYAITKLPEVTSKETMEASPKSNGPLLVIILGFLMVLAAKPLAGLTNLPEANFVYSSLAIIIGALIFVLLKKKENGNQWGAMQYPQLIMGMIAIFTYVGVEVTIQSNLGALLHLKEFGGFPESAIKPYIALYWGSMMIGRWTGAVSAFNLSKITKNILTVVVPFVAFGVILLVNHFTGTDVGNLYIYGVCVAVLIVGFFLGQEKPAKTLAIFATLGVICMLVGLMTTGEVATFAFISGGLCCSIMWPSIFALSITGLGKYTSQGSSFLIMMILGGAILPPVQGQLADTHGIHHSYIIPLFGFVYLIFFAWKVSSVLKRQGIDVEHIEAEGGH; this is translated from the coding sequence ATGGAAAACCAAAAACAACAAAACTATGGAACGGCGTTGTATTCGATCATCACCGTGTTCTTTTTCTGGGGCTTCGTGGCCGCATCGAATGGTATCTTTATACCTTTCTGTAAGTCACATTTCAACCTCACACAATTTGAATCTCAACTGATTGACTTTACGTTCTATGGCGGATACTTTATTGGTTCATTGATTTTATACTTTGCCTCTCAGGCAAGTAAAGTAGATATCCTAAACAAAATAGGTTACAAAAAAGGGATTATCCTTGGTTTGATTGTTTCTGCCGGTGGTGCCCTGTTAATGGTTCCTGCTGTTCATTCAGGATCATTCTTTTTCATTTTAATCGCCTTTTTCGTCATTGCAATAGGTTTCTCTTTACAGCAAACAGCGGCGCAACCATTTGTGGTGGCCCTGGGTGCGCCAGAAAGCGGAACACACCGCCTTAATCTTGCAGGTGGAGTAAATAACTTTGGTGGTTTGATGGGCCCGGTTATTGTGAGTCTGGTACTATTTGGTTCTGCAAGTGATGCAGTAGCAAAAACAGTAGAGATTTCTTCAATTACTACCTTATACTATGCCCTTTCAGGATTATTCTTATTAGTTGCTGGTTTCTATGCCATCACTAAATTACCTGAAGTAACCAGTAAAGAAACGATGGAAGCCAGTCCAAAATCAAACGGGCCGCTTTTAGTAATTATCCTTGGATTTTTAATGGTACTTGCAGCTAAACCGCTAGCTGGTTTAACGAACTTGCCTGAAGCAAACTTTGTATACTCTTCACTGGCTATTATTATCGGTGCATTGATCTTTGTACTGCTTAAAAAGAAAGAGAATGGAAATCAATGGGGTGCAATGCAATATCCTCAGCTGATTATGGGAATGATCGCAATCTTTACTTATGTAGGGGTTGAGGTAACGATCCAAAGTAATTTAGGTGCTTTACTTCACCTCAAAGAGTTTGGTGGCTTCCCTGAGTCTGCGATTAAACCTTATATAGCTTTATATTGGGGAAGTATGATGATTGGTCGTTGGACGGGGGCGGTGAGTGCCTTTAATTTATCAAAAATTACAAAGAACATATTAACTGTTGTTGTCCCTTTTGTAGCCTTTGGCGTGATTCTTTTAGTGAACCATTTTACAGGTACAGATGTAGGTAACTTATATATCTATGGTGTTTGTGTAGCGGTATTGATCGTAGGATTTTTCCTTGGTCAGGAGAAACCAGCTAAAACACTGGCTATTTTCGCCACGTTAGGCGTAATTTGTATGCTTGTTGGTTTAATGACTACAGGTGAGGTTGCGACATTTGCGTTTATCAGTGGTGGTTTATGCTGTTCAATTATGTGGCCTTCTATCTTTGCCTTATCAATTACAGGATTAGGTAAATATACAAGCCAGGGTTCATCATTCCTGATTATGATGATCTTAGGTGGTGCTATTTTACCACCGGTACAGGGACAATTAGCAGATACACATGGTATCCACCATTCTTATATTATCCCGTTGTTTGGGTTTGTTTACCTGATATTCTTTGCATGGAAAGTGAGTTCGGTATTGAAGAGACAAGGAATTGATGTTGAACATATCGAAGCAGAAGGGGGTCACTAA